The Natrarchaeobius halalkaliphilus DNA segment CCCGACCGAACACCTCGCGGACTACGTCGCGGACTTTCGGGAGGTTCTCGAGTCCTACGACACGTTCGCGAGCTTTTACGCCCACGCAGGACCGGGCTGTATGCACATGCGGCCGCTGGTCGACACGAAGACGGCCGGCGGCCTCGCGGCGTTCGAGGGGATCGCAGACGCGGTAACGGACCTCGTCGTCGAGTACGGCGGCTCGGTCTCCGGCGAGCACGGCGACGGACGCGCGCGAACTCAGTGGAACCGCAAGCTCTACGGCGAGGACGTCTGGTCGCTCTTTCGCGAGGTCAAGACCGCGTTCGATCCCGACTGGGTGCTCAACCCGGGAACGGTCTGTGGCGATCACGACATGACCGAAGGGCTGCGGTTCGATCCCGACTATCACCACGACCCCGGTTTCGAGCCCGCTCTCGAGTGGGAAAACGAGAACGGCTTTCAGGGAATGGTCGAGCTCTGTCACGGCTGTGGCGGCTGTCGCGGCTCCCAGGAGACCACCGGCGGCGTTATGTGTCCGACCTATCGGGCGGCCGGCGAGGAGAGTACCGCCACTCGAGGCCGGGCGAACATGCTCCGGGCCGCGATGGCCGGCGACCTCGAGGCCGACGCCCTCGAGACGGAGTTCATGGCGGAGGTGCTCGAGCTCTGTATCGGCTGCAAGGGCTGTGCGCGGGACTGTCCGAGCGAGGTGGACGTGGCGAAACTGAAAGCCGAAGTCGAGCATGCACACCATCGAGAACACGGTGCGACCCTCCGGGATCGGCTCTTTGCGAACGTCGACCGACTGAACGCGATCGGTTCGGCGCTCGCACCTGTCTCGAACTGGATGGCCTCCCTGCCGGGATCCGGACTGCTCGCGGAGAAAACCATCGGCATCGCTCGCGAGCGCGACCTTCCGACGTTCGCAGGCGAGAGCTTCGAAGACTGGTTCGACTCCCGCGGCTCGCGCATCCCGCTCGGAGAATCCACCCGACAGGTCCTGCTCGTACCGGATACGTCGACGAACTACAATCATCCGCGGGCGGGGAAAGCCACGGTTCAGGTGCTCGAGACGGCCGGCGTCCACGTCCGGATTCCCGACGGCGTGACGTCGACGGGGCGGCCGGCGCACTCGAAGGGCTTTCTCGACGTCTCGCGCGAGCGTGCGCGAACGAACGTCGAAGCGCTGGCTCCGTCCGTCGACGACGGCTGGGACGTCGTCCTGGTCGAGCCCTCCGACGCGGTCATGTTCCAGTCCGACTATCTGGACCTGCTGACCGGCGACGATGTCGAATCGGTCGCCGCGAACACCTACGGAGTCATGGAGTACCTCGACCGATTCGATCTGACCTCGAAACTCCCGCTGTCGGCCCCGGACGAGCGACTGACGTATCACGGCCACTGCCACCAGAAAGCGACGAAGAAGGAGGGCCACGCGGCCACCGTACTCGAGGCGGCGGGGTACGAGGTCGATGCGCTCGACTCCGGCTGTTGTGGGATGGCCGGCTCCTTTGGCTACGAGGCGGAACACCACTCGTTGAGCCGGGCGATCGGACGACTCCTCTTCGAGCAGGTCGAAGCGAGCAACGGCGAAACGGTCGTGGCACCGGGTGCCTCCTGTCGGGCGCAGCTCTCGGAGTACGACGGCTGTGGAGCGCCGCCACATCCAATCGAGAGCGTCGCCGCCGCGCTCTCGAAATAACCTCTTCGCCATCTCGTTTCTTCTCGCCGATATGTCCGAGAAAATCCACGGCTCGCTGTTCGAGGACGGTCGCCGGGCAGTCGCGGACGCGGCGGACCGTGCCGAGCGGTCCGGACTGGACGACGTCGGGACGTCGATCGATCGCGGCGTTCCTCACGAAGAAGTCCTCGAGTATGTCGTCGAACCGACGTGGACATGATCGTCATGGCAACCGCCGGCCGGACGGGGACGTCTCGAGAACTGATCGGAAGCGTTGCCGAGCGAGTCGTCCGATCGTCGCCGGTTCCGGTCGTCACGATCAACGCGGACGAGTATTGATCCGAGACGACGCACCCGGCAGTTTCAGGGCCAGAGGCCGCGAACCGCCTTCGCCTCGGCAATGCGAGAGAGCGCGACAACGTAGGCCGCATCGCGCCACGACAGGTCCTTCGATTCGACCTCGGACCGAACGTCGTTCCAGGCGTCGAGCATCTTCGATTCGAGTTCGTCGTTGACCTCCTCGAGCGTCCACTGGCGGCGGTTGATGTCCTGGAGCCACTCGAAGTAGCTGACCGTCACGCCGCCGGCGTTGGCGAGGATGTCCGGAATCACCGGAACCCCGCGCTCCTCGAAGATCGCATCCGCGGCGAAGGTGGTCGGACCGTTCGCGCCCTCGACGACGAGATCCGCGCCGACGTCGTCGGCGTTGTCGGCGGTGAGAACGTTCCCGATCGCGGCCGGAATGAGGACGTCGACGTCGAGTTCGAGGATCTCGTCGTTGGAAAGCGTCTCGGGTGCGTCCTGTTCGAGGACGGCCTCGGGTTCTTCGTCGTGCGTCGGGATCGACTGGACGTCGAGCCCGTCGGGGTCGTAGATCGCGCCGTTGACGTCGCTGACGGAGACGACGGTTGCACCCCAGTCCTCGAGCAGCCGGGCGGCGTTTGCACCCACGCTGCCGAAGCCCTGAATTGCGACGGTCGTCTCGGAGAGGTCACGACCGTAGTGATCGACGGCCTCGCGGGTGATGATCGCCGTGGATCGACCGGGTGCCTCCTCGCGTCCGAAACTGCCCCCGATGACGGGTGGCTTTCCGGTGACCACGCCGGGGATCGTCTCGCCCTGTTGCATCGAGTAGGCGTCCATGAACCAGGCCATCGTCTGGGCGTCGGTCCCCATGTCCGGTGCGGGGACGTCCCGCGTCGGACCGACGATGTCACGAAGTTCCTCGGCGAACCGGCGGGTGAGGCGCTCGATCTCGTCGGCGCTCAGCGCCTTCGGATCGACCGCGATCCCGCCCTTACCGCCGCCGAAGGGGAGGTCCATGACGGCACACTTCCAGGTCATCCACATCGAGAGACCGATACACTCCTCGGCGTTGACGTGAGGATGATAGCGGAGGCCGCCTTTGTATGGGCCGCGAACGTCGTCGTGCTGTGAGCGGTAGCCGGTAAACACCTCGACAGTCCCGTCGTCTCGCTCGAGCGGGACCGACACCCGCTGGACGCGCGTCGGATGCTTGAGTCGCTCGACGACGCCCGAATCGACGTCCGCGTGGGTCGCGGCACGCTCGAGCTGGCGACGGGCGGTGACGAGCGCCGAGTCGACGTCGGCGGTGTCGGTCGTTGCTTCGGTCGGTGCGTCAGTACCGGTCGCGTCGTCCGTCGAATTCGTTGTCATGGAAAGGGTAAATCGTCGTCACAGTGGAACTCAACTGGTGAACAGTCGACGAGGAACGTCAGCGAGTGGCTCCGCCCCACGCCCGGTTACGTGAAACGTTTCGCTGATCTCGACGCCGATGTCTTCCGTCCAGATACCGGGTATCATGTGGAACGTCATATTCTCTTCGAGAACGGTCTCGTCGCCGGGTCGAATACTCGCGGTGTGCTCGCCCCAGTCGGGCGGATAGCCGAGTCCCATCGAGTAGCCGATGCGATCTTCCTTCTCGAGGCCGTACTGTGCGATCGTCTCGCGCCAGGCCTCCTCGACCGCTTCGCAGGTGACGCCCGGCTCTACGGCCTCGAGTGCGGCCTCGATCCCCTCGACGACGATCTCGGCGTTTCGCTCGAGTTCGGCGGGCGGGTCACCGACGAACGTCGTGCGCGCCAGCGGGGAGTGATACCGGTTTCGACAGCCCGACAGCTCGATGATGACCGGGTCGCCCGCTTCGAATGGACGGTCCGTCCACGTCAGGTGGGGAGTGCCGGTGTGATCGCCGGAGGGCATCAACGGAACTATCGCGGGGTAATCCCCGCCGTACTCGTCGGTTCCGGTGATGAGGGCGTCGTAAATCGCGGCCGCGGCCTCGTACTCCGGCACGCCCTCCTCGATCGCCTCGAGACCTGCTCGCATGGCGTTCTCGGAGATTCGGGCGGCCTGGCGCATGTACTCGAGTTCCGCGTCCGACTTCTCGATGCGAACCCAGTTGACGAGCAGCGTCGCGTCCTCGAAGTCTGCCTCGGGAAGGTTCCGTTGCAGTCGCGTATAGGATTTGGCGGTGAAATAAGAGGCGTCCATCTCGAGACCGATCCGGCCGTCCGCGACGTCGAGTTCCTCGAGAACGCCCGCGACGTAGTCCATCGGATGCAGATCGTACGGCGAGTGAACGTGATCGTCGCTGTACGATCGGATGCTCGCGTCCTCGAGTCGAGTCGTTGCCCGCGCGCCGTTTGCGTCCATCTCCCGACCGATCCAGACCGGTTCGTCGCGCTCTGCGGTGACGACGACGGCCTGGTGGACGTAAAACGACCAGCCGTCGTACCCCGTCAGGTAGTTCATGTTCGCCGGATCGGCAACGACGATCGCGTCGAGTTCCGCCTCGCGCAACCGTTCTGTCGTCCTGCGAACCCGCCGTTCGTACTCCGCCTCGTCGAAGACGTGTCGTGACATGATACCAGGACCTCCGTGGAAACGATCGGTCACCAGTTGCAAAAATCTTCGTATACAATGATAACAGATAGTGTGTATCACCACGGCGACCGCGAACCCGCGCGGTTAAGAGACGCCGGTCCGTTCGGGCCGATATGGCAGTACTCGAGACAGTCGTGATCGCGTTCTGGGCGATGTTACCGGCGTACGTCCCCAACAACGCGGCGGTGCTGGCCGGGGGCGGACGGCCGATCGACGGCGGTCGCACGTGGGGCGGTTCGCGGCTCCTCGGTGATGGAAAGACCTGGCGAGGAACGGCCGCCGGGATCGCGGCCGGCCTCGCGCTCGCGGCCGTCCTGACGCTGGTGGCCGACGACGTCAGCGCCGCTATCGGGATCGACGTTCCCGCGTTCACGCCGCTCGCCGCGCTCGGGCTCGCGGCCGGGGCGATGCTCGGTGACATCTTCGCGTCGTTTCTCAAACGCAGAACGGGGAGACAGCGCGGTGCGATGTTCCCCGGCCTCGATCAACTCGATTTCGTCGTCGTCTCGCTTCCGCTGACCGCGCTGATCGCCACCGGCTGGTTCCTCGAGGTGTTCACCTGGGGCGTGATCCTCGTCGTCGTCGTGCTCACGCCGATCCTGCACGTGACGACGAACGTAATCGCGTACAAGTTGGGATTGAAAAACGAGCCCTGGTAAGCGGATCAGGACGACGCGGTTTTCGATCCCGGTTCGGCCCGGATAACGGCACCACCGTCGAGATGGCCGGCGTCACCGAGGAGTGCGCTGAGTCGCAGTCGTGATCGCCGCTTCGATCGCCTCGAGGAAGATTCCGACGCCGAGTTCGATCTCGCGCTCGCTCGAGTCGAGCGGCGGGAGCAAGCGAATCGTTTTCGCGCCACAACCCAGCGTGAGCAGGCCGCGATCGATCGATTCCGCCACGACGGCGTCGCGTCGCTCGGCCGTGTCGAACGTGACCGCGAGCATCAGCCCCTTTCCGCGAACGTCCTCGACGTACTCGGGTGCGTCGTCTCTGAGGAGCTCTTTTGCCTGCGTACCACGGCTCGTCGCGTTCTCGAGCAGGTCGTACTCCTGAATCGCCTCGAGCGTGAACGCGCCGATCATCGATCCGAGCAGATCGCCGCCGCCGAACGTCGATCCCAGCCGGTTCTTTTCGGTCGGGAACACCTCCGAACGCGAGATGGTCGCACCGACTCGAAGCGCCTTGGCGCTGGCGATGACGTCGGGTTCGATCGGGTAGTGGTCCGACGCCCAGATCTCTCCCGTTCGTCCGACTCCGGCCTGAATCTCGTCGACGACCAGCGGAATGTCGTACTCGTCGGCGACGTCCCCGACTTCCCGCATGAACGCCTCGCTCGGGAACCGGTAGCCGCCGACGCCCTGGATCGGCTCGAGGACGACGAACGCGATTTCGTCGGGGTCGACGTAGCCGCCCTCCGGTGAGAGCGCGTTTCGAAGCTGCGAGCCGCCGCTCGCGAAGAATCCGCAGTCACAGCTGCCGGGATCGCACGTCCGATCCGCACAGAACGGAACCGTCTCGATTCCGCTGATTTCGGGGTAGCGTCGAGTGTAGACCTCCTTCGATTTCGTCACCGAGAGCGTTCCGAGCGTGCGGCCGTGAAAGCTCCCCGAGAAGGCGACGCCGTACTTCGCCGGTGCCCGGTGGTCGTTGGTGATCTTCATCGCGTTCTCGACGGCTTCCGCGCCGGAGTTCGAGAGAAAGACCGTATCCATGCCGTACTGACTCGAGACCGAGACCAGTTTCTCCATCAGGTGACTCGAGCCGGGAACGGACGATTCCTCGGGCGTCGGTCCGGCCCCGAAGTACATGTCCTGACCGGCGATCTTCATCGGCTCGACGAGGTCGAACTCCCGAAGCTTACCGAGGATCTTCTCGTTGTTGTAACCGAGCGGTGCCGCACCGATGTGACAGGTGAAATCGAGGAGAACGTTGCCGTCGACGTCGGTGACGAACGGTCCGTCGGCTTCGCGGGTGATGTCCCAGACGAACTCGTGAGAGTATTCGCTGGGTGCCGCGTTGGCCCCGTGGAACTCGACCCACTCGCGCCCGTTCGGGCCGGGAAACGTCCCCACGTCGGGTTCCGCCGTGTCCCTATCCATACACAGATAATGTATACGTTGTACATTAAAACTTGTTATAGATGGGCGTTCCGTACGGAAATCGGACGCGAAAAACGAGGGGGAGGGTGGTTCTCGGAATAGAGACCGGGACCGACGATCGGAACCGATCAGTCGTCGCCCGGATCGACGGCGGCAGTCGGTTCGTCGTCGGTTGGTCCGTCGCTCGAGCCGATGAGCACCGTCTCGTCCTGGAGCAACACCTTGCCGTGGTCTACGCCGAACCGTCGAATAAGCGAGAGCATAGCGAAGAGACAGACGAACGCGAACGGTGCGCCGGTAATGATGACCGCTTGCTGGAGTGCGTCGGTCCCGCCTTCGCCGCCGAGGATCATGAGGATCGCGGCGGTCAGTCCGAGGACGATCCCCCAGAAGAGGCGGTTGATCGTCGAGGGACTCTCCTTGCCCCCGGTAGTCATCATCGAGACGGCGAGCGTCGAGGAGTCGGCCGACGTGATGAAGAACGTCGTCACGAGGACGAGGAACGCGAGCATGAATACCGTTCCGCCGGGGAAGGCATCGAAGAGGATGAAGCCGGTCACCTCGGCACCGACCTCGAACGCGATGACCTCACCGAAGTCTGCGACCCCGTTGTGCTGTGCCCAGATGGCGGATCCGCCGACGAAGGTAAACCACGGAATGGTCGCAGCGGAGGTAGCCACGATTCCGGTGAAAGCGACCTCCCGAACGGTGCGCCCCTTCGAGATTCGGGCGATGAACAGGCCGGCGAACGGGGACCACGAGAGGGCCCACGCCCAGTAGAAGACCGTCCAGCCTTCGACCCACGCGGTTCCACCTTCGTCACCCGCGCCGGTGTAGAGGCTCATCGAGACGAAATCGCTTATCATGCCGCCCATCGCCTGTGAGCCGAGCAACAACAGGAACATCGTGGGACCCACGATGAACGTCGCGAGCATGAGGACGACGAACAGCCCCATGTTGAAGTTCGAAAGTCGGCGAATTCCCTTGTCGATTCCGAGTACCATCGATATCGTAAACAGGATCGTCATCGTCGTCACGACCAGCAGGATACCGGTATCACCGAAGTCGATCCCCCACTGGTAGTTGAGTCCGGTAACGAACTGACTTCCGATGAAGCCGAGCGACGTCGCGACGCCGCCGATGGTCGCAAAGACCGCGAGGATGTCGATCACCTTCGCGACCGGTCCGTCCAGGTTCTCCGCGCCGAGAATCGGCGTCAGTGCCGAGGACACGCGCAACGGAACGTTATCGTAGTTGTACGCGAAGTAGCCGATCGCCAGCCCCATGATCGTAAACACCGCCAGCTGGGGCAGCGCCCAGTGAAACAGCGTCTGCTGGACGGCGATCGACATCGCCTCGCTCGAGCCGCCAGCCACGCCGAACAGAGGATTCGGGTCGTCGTAGTAGAACAACCCCTCCGTTGGTCCCCAGAACACGACACCGGCGGCGAATCCGGCCGAATATAGCATCGCGAAAAACGAGAGGAAGCTGTACTCGGGATCCTCGTCGCCCAGTTTGATCTTGCCCCAGGGCCCGACGATCAGGAACAACAGGAAGACGACGATCAGGAACACGATCACCAGTAACGCCCAGCTCAGATAGCTGAGCGTCTGGTCGTGAACGGTGCTGATTCCGCTCGCCACGGCCTGGCGGTCGACGAAGAACGCCACGATCACGCCGACCGACAGCAACGCCCCGAACAGGAAAACCACGGGATCCAGTTCGTCGAAAAATCGCTCGACCATTCCGTGTTCGCCGTCGCTCACGAGCGAACACCACCGTTGATCGAAGATTGCGTATCGATTTCAGTGCTCGACCGTTCGAACGTTTTCTGACTACACCAACCCCGTCCGTCTTCTGCCATGCGTTGCAATGGCATACCGAACTCGTTGTGAGGAACCAGTATAAATATTTCTTTTTCGTAACCGATATACACAGATTGTGTTTATAGGTTCTCGATGGATGGTGACACGACACATATGTACATAAACCATTATATTTGGATATTATAGGATAAGGTCCAAATACAAATGGAAAACATAGACTGTGTTCAACTTCTATCAGGTAATAGATTTTCCCTGACAGGTCGTTCGGATATCGGCGCAGTCGGCCGAGAGCGACGGGAGAAGAGGACGACTGGATGGAGCCGTCAGTTCGTCAGTTCCTCGAGTTTACGATCGCGAGTCGCTTCGCTTTCGGTGACGCGCTCCGTGTATTCGTCGACTCGGTCTTTGATCTCCTCGCGACTGGCTTCGGGCGAGAACTCGTCGGACATCGTGAGCAGCCGAACGAACGCTCGGAGTTCTTCGTCGGTGAGCTGTGCGAACTCCTCGTTCTCGAGTTTCGCGACGACCTCGTCGACGTCGATCTGGCCGACGGGATCGACGTTGAACTCGACGTTGACCATCCGGTAGTTCGAGCCCGCGAGTCGCTGTTCGGCCTTGCCGACGCCTTCCGAAAGCATGTCCTTGAACGGCGTGTGATAGCCCATCGTCCCGAGATGGAGAAAAGCGAGCATGTCGGTGATCCCCTGAGTGTAGGCGTCGCGTTCGTCGTCGTCAGGGTCGAAAACGGTGTTTCGGTCCCGTTCTTCCATGTACTCAAAGAGGATACTGAAATCGAGGACCGCGTTTCGAACGCGACGACGGATGCGATTTCGCTTTTGCTTTTTCGAGTGATCGGTGTAGTCCGTCTTCCGACCGAGCAGAAAGTCGCGATCGGAGGGTGTCAAAATTCCGCGCGGCCGGTCAGCGTCCGCTGCGGCGCGAAGGGACTCCGGCACGTCGTCCTGGCTCATACAGGGTACACGGGGAGCCCCGAAATTAACGCTTCTGATCCGGAAGACGTGATTTCGTTCTGGTAATTGGTCCGTCGGAATAGCGTCCCGAGGGACCGCGAACGAACGCCGGCGAGCGATTTACGGTCGTCGCCGGGAGCACTCGAGGACGGCATCGCTCAACACGGAGACACCGATCTCGAGGCTCTCGTCGTCGATGTCGAACGTCGGAGTGTGGTGATTGGTCGGGTGATCGGTGCCGACGAGGAGGTACGACGCCAGGCCGCCGTCCTCCTGGACGCGCTCCATGAGGTAGGTGACGTCCTCGCTGACGCCGAACTCGACGCTTTCGACGACGCTGTCGACGCCGTTGAGACCTCGTGCGACCGCTCCGACGAGATCTCTGAGTGCGGGATCGCTGTCGACGCGCGGGGATTCGCTGATGACTCGCGGCGTGACGTCGCAGTCGTGCATCTCCGCTGCGGCGTAGAGTACGCGCTCGAGTTCGGTTCGCGTGTACTCCATGAGCGCCGTCGTCTCGCCGCGAACCTCGCCCTCGAGCGTGATCTCCTCGGCGATGACGTTGCTGGCGGTTCCGCCCTCGATGCGTCCGACGTTGACGCGAGTCATTCCGTCGCTGTGGCGAGGGATCGCGTAGGCGTTCTGTATCGCGGTCGCGGCCGCCTGCATCGCGTTTGCTCCCTCGTTCGGCGCTTTTCCCGCGTGCGCGCTTGCGCCCTCGAACGTCACCGTCAGGTGCGCCATCGCGAGTGGTTTCTCGATGCCGGCGACGACGGTCCCGGTCGGGTTATCTAACCCGAGGTGTGCGGCGAACAGGTAGTCGACGCCGTCGAGATAACCACCCTCGGCCATCGCCTTCCCGCCACCGGAAATTTCTTCTGCGGGCTGGAAGAAGACGACGAACGTTCCCGTGAACTCGCTGTTTTTGATCGCCTCGAGCGTTCCGAGACCGATCGCGATGTGACCGTCGTGACCGCAGGCG contains these protein-coding regions:
- a CDS encoding FAD-binding and (Fe-S)-binding domain-containing protein, which codes for MTTNDAPADGADSAAADRSPSDPPAADPAVDPRTDYDYVGGDVDRPDLVDDLRTRIDGEVRFDSYSRQLYATDASAYEVTPIGVVLPRSTADVVAVVSYCAENDVPVLPRGGGTSLAGQAVNEAVVLDFTAHMDDVVEIDPDAGLATVQAGAVLADLNAAADSHDLKFAPDPAAGDRSTVGGAIGNNSTGAHSLAYGKTDAYIDSCEVVLADGTVAQFGETTVAEMRERVDPDGDRLERIHEALRRVIDENAKSIREAYPQLKRNVSGYNLDRLVAEASGDPDAFDKSAGSPVTVEAEPDPEATVNLARVLAGSEGTLGIVTEATVSLEPVPETKAVALLTYDDLLEAMADVDTIVRHHDPAAIEAIDDVLLALARDTEEFADVAAMLPDGTETALLVEFYADGEDDAREQVETLVADRLPSSEPDHDGEVDWVDGADGSSGNDPIRAFDALEAYDPDERARLWKLRKSAAPILLSRTSDVKHISFIEDTAVPTEHLADYVADFREVLESYDTFASFYAHAGPGCMHMRPLVDTKTAGGLAAFEGIADAVTDLVVEYGGSVSGEHGDGRARTQWNRKLYGEDVWSLFREVKTAFDPDWVLNPGTVCGDHDMTEGLRFDPDYHHDPGFEPALEWENENGFQGMVELCHGCGGCRGSQETTGGVMCPTYRAAGEESTATRGRANMLRAAMAGDLEADALETEFMAEVLELCIGCKGCARDCPSEVDVAKLKAEVEHAHHREHGATLRDRLFANVDRLNAIGSALAPVSNWMASLPGSGLLAEKTIGIARERDLPTFAGESFEDWFDSRGSRIPLGESTRQVLLVPDTSTNYNHPRAGKATVQVLETAGVHVRIPDGVTSTGRPAHSKGFLDVSRERARTNVEALAPSVDDGWDVVLVEPSDAVMFQSDYLDLLTGDDVESVAANTYGVMEYLDRFDLTSKLPLSAPDERLTYHGHCHQKATKKEGHAATVLEAAGYEVDALDSGCCGMAGSFGYEAEHHSLSRAIGRLLFEQVEASNGETVVAPGASCRAQLSEYDGCGAPPHPIESVAAALSK
- a CDS encoding universal stress protein, encoding MATAGRTGTSRELIGSVAERVVRSSPVPVVTINADEY
- the gdhB gene encoding glutamate dehydrogenase GdhB → MTTNSTDDATGTDAPTEATTDTADVDSALVTARRQLERAATHADVDSGVVERLKHPTRVQRVSVPLERDDGTVEVFTGYRSQHDDVRGPYKGGLRYHPHVNAEECIGLSMWMTWKCAVMDLPFGGGKGGIAVDPKALSADEIERLTRRFAEELRDIVGPTRDVPAPDMGTDAQTMAWFMDAYSMQQGETIPGVVTGKPPVIGGSFGREEAPGRSTAIITREAVDHYGRDLSETTVAIQGFGSVGANAARLLEDWGATVVSVSDVNGAIYDPDGLDVQSIPTHDEEPEAVLEQDAPETLSNDEILELDVDVLIPAAIGNVLTADNADDVGADLVVEGANGPTTFAADAIFEERGVPVIPDILANAGGVTVSYFEWLQDINRRQWTLEEVNDELESKMLDAWNDVRSEVESKDLSWRDAAYVVALSRIAEAKAVRGLWP
- a CDS encoding M24 family metallopeptidase, yielding MSRHVFDEAEYERRVRRTTERLREAELDAIVVADPANMNYLTGYDGWSFYVHQAVVVTAERDEPVWIGREMDANGARATTRLEDASIRSYSDDHVHSPYDLHPMDYVAGVLEELDVADGRIGLEMDASYFTAKSYTRLQRNLPEADFEDATLLVNWVRIEKSDAELEYMRQAARISENAMRAGLEAIEEGVPEYEAAAAIYDALITGTDEYGGDYPAIVPLMPSGDHTGTPHLTWTDRPFEAGDPVIIELSGCRNRYHSPLARTTFVGDPPAELERNAEIVVEGIEAALEAVEPGVTCEAVEEAWRETIAQYGLEKEDRIGYSMGLGYPPDWGEHTASIRPGDETVLEENMTFHMIPGIWTEDIGVEISETFHVTGRGAEPLADVPRRLFTS
- a CDS encoding CDP-2,3-bis-(O-geranylgeranyl)-sn-glycerol synthase → MAVLETVVIAFWAMLPAYVPNNAAVLAGGGRPIDGGRTWGGSRLLGDGKTWRGTAAGIAAGLALAAVLTLVADDVSAAIGIDVPAFTPLAALGLAAGAMLGDIFASFLKRRTGRQRGAMFPGLDQLDFVVVSLPLTALIATGWFLEVFTWGVILVVVVLTPILHVTTNVIAYKLGLKNEPW
- a CDS encoding aminotransferase class III-fold pyridoxal phosphate-dependent enzyme gives rise to the protein MDRDTAEPDVGTFPGPNGREWVEFHGANAAPSEYSHEFVWDITREADGPFVTDVDGNVLLDFTCHIGAAPLGYNNEKILGKLREFDLVEPMKIAGQDMYFGAGPTPEESSVPGSSHLMEKLVSVSSQYGMDTVFLSNSGAEAVENAMKITNDHRAPAKYGVAFSGSFHGRTLGTLSVTKSKEVYTRRYPEISGIETVPFCADRTCDPGSCDCGFFASGGSQLRNALSPEGGYVDPDEIAFVVLEPIQGVGGYRFPSEAFMREVGDVADEYDIPLVVDEIQAGVGRTGEIWASDHYPIEPDVIASAKALRVGATISRSEVFPTEKNRLGSTFGGGDLLGSMIGAFTLEAIQEYDLLENATSRGTQAKELLRDDAPEYVEDVRGKGLMLAVTFDTAERRDAVVAESIDRGLLTLGCGAKTIRLLPPLDSSEREIELGVGIFLEAIEAAITTATQRTPR
- a CDS encoding BCCT family transporter translates to MVERFFDELDPVVFLFGALLSVGVIVAFFVDRQAVASGISTVHDQTLSYLSWALLVIVFLIVVFLLFLIVGPWGKIKLGDEDPEYSFLSFFAMLYSAGFAAGVVFWGPTEGLFYYDDPNPLFGVAGGSSEAMSIAVQQTLFHWALPQLAVFTIMGLAIGYFAYNYDNVPLRVSSALTPILGAENLDGPVAKVIDILAVFATIGGVATSLGFIGSQFVTGLNYQWGIDFGDTGILLVVTTMTILFTISMVLGIDKGIRRLSNFNMGLFVVLMLATFIVGPTMFLLLLGSQAMGGMISDFVSMSLYTGAGDEGGTAWVEGWTVFYWAWALSWSPFAGLFIARISKGRTVREVAFTGIVATSAATIPWFTFVGGSAIWAQHNGVADFGEVIAFEVGAEVTGFILFDAFPGGTVFMLAFLVLVTTFFITSADSSTLAVSMMTTGGKESPSTINRLFWGIVLGLTAAILMILGGEGGTDALQQAVIITGAPFAFVCLFAMLSLIRRFGVDHGKVLLQDETVLIGSSDGPTDDEPTAAVDPGDD
- a CDS encoding amidohydrolase, coding for MSDVRHRLSELRREFHRHPEPGWREFRTTGRIVSELERIGVDEIAIGRDALETDARMAVPDPEELDPWLNRAREAGVRPDVLEKTADGHTGVVAVLERGEGPRVGLRVDMDGISMRESADPDHRPTAEGFRSEHDGYMHACGHDGHIAIGLGTLEAIKNSEFTGTFVVFFQPAEEISGGGKAMAEGGYLDGVDYLFAAHLGLDNPTGTVVAGIEKPLAMAHLTVTFEGASAHAGKAPNEGANAMQAAATAIQNAYAIPRHSDGMTRVNVGRIEGGTASNVIAEEITLEGEVRGETTALMEYTRTELERVLYAAAEMHDCDVTPRVISESPRVDSDPALRDLVGAVARGLNGVDSVVESVEFGVSEDVTYLMERVQEDGGLASYLLVGTDHPTNHHTPTFDIDDESLEIGVSVLSDAVLECSRRRP